In Clostridia bacterium, the genomic stretch TAAATTGTATAGATCTGGTGTTGATCCTACCAATGAAGTGGGAGACGAAGCAATCAAACAAACTACTGTGGAATTTACATCGAATGAGGAAAAGCTTCAAGAGGCAAAATTCCATATAATTGCTGTGCCTACACCAATAAATTTGGATAAAACGCCAAATCTGGCTCCAGTAGAGGGGGCTAGCACTATTGTGGGTCAGAATCTGACCAAAGGATCAATTGTTGTATATGAATCAACAGTATACCCAGGAGTTACAGAAGATATTTGTATTCCCATATTAGAAAAAAATTCCGGATTGAAGTGTGGTAAAGATTTTAAGGTAGGGTATTCTCCAGAACGTATTAACCCAGGGGAT encodes the following:
- a CDS encoding NAD(P)-binding domain-containing protein, which produces MMLYNDLISKKGKLSVIGLGYVGMPIAVAFAKKVDVIGFDINEKKIKLYRSGVDPTNEVGDEAIKQTTVEFTSNEEKLQEAKFHIIAVPTPINLDKTPNLAPVEGASTIVGQNLTKGSIVVYESTVYPGVTEDICIPILEKNSGLKCGKDFKVGYSPERINPGD